Part of the bacterium genome is shown below.
TAGACTATCTCCGCACCGCAGCCAGCGGCCGCAGCAGCTTCATTCCCATGGAAGTCCGCAGCATGGCCGAGGAGGGCGCCCGTCCCGAGGGCGAGGGCGTGATAGGCCCCATCTCCCAGTTCGTGCGCATGAACGACGACTACCGCAACATCGCCGGCTATCTCATGAACGACGTGGTCCTGGTGGAGGACCTCGAACGCGCGCTGGGGCTCTGGCGCACGGGCCGCTACAACAAGACCTTCGTGACGCGCGACGGCTGCGTGGTCGATCCCTCCGGCGTCATCAGCGGCGGGTCGAGCGCCGGCGTCGAGGAGCAGCTCGTGGCCCAGAAACGCAGGGCGAAGGAGCTCGCGGAAGAGGTCGGCCGTCTCTCGGGCGAGTTCACCCGCGCCGAGGGCGAGGCCGCGAAATTGCGCGATCGCGTGAAGTCGATAGAGGAGCACCTGGAGGGACTGCGCCGCGATTCGCACGGCGAGGACATAAAGTTCGTCAGCCAGGAGCGCGATTGCGAGAGACTCGATGAGGAGAAGAAGAGGCTCGAGGCCGAGCGCGATTCACTCACGGTCGAGAGCGCGGCTCTGGCCGAGGAGCTGCGCAGGATAGAGAACGAGAGCATCGAGGCGGAGCTGGCGCTCGAAGCGCACCGGACTGATCGCAGGGAGGCTGAGGCCCGTCTCGCCGAGTCGCAGGAGACGCTCTCGACGGTGACCACGGAGTTGGGCGGCCGCGACCAGAAGCTCACCGATTTCAAAGTGGAGTTGGCTCAGGCCGAGGAGAGGCAGGGATCGGCGGCCAGGGAGCTGGAGGGGCTGATACTCCAGAAGAAGATATCGCTGCTCGCCGCGGGCCGGCGTTCCGCGGAGTTCTCTCAGTCGGAGCAGCGCGACAAGGTGCTCGAACGCGAGCTGGAGTCGCTCAGGGTCGACATGGATCTCGCCGTAAGGGCGGTGGCGAAGCTCTCCGAGTCGCAGCATGTCTGCCAGGAGCGCTACGACCAGGGCCAGTCAGCTCTGCGCGAGAAGGAGCTGTCGATACGCGACGTCCGCCGCCGCCACGACGACGCCCTCGCTAAGGTCCACGGGCTCGAGCTCAAGCTGACGGAGATGAGGGCCGGCGAACGATACCTCGTGGACGGCATCCGCGAACGCTATCATCTGGACCTTCCGTCGATCGAGTCGGAGTATTACACAGAAGGGCTCGATCTCGAAGCCGAGGAACAGGCGGTCGCGGAACTCAAGGACAAGCTCGACAATATAGGGCCGGTGAACGTCGACGCCATCAAGGAATTCGACGAGCTCTCCGAGAGGCAGGTGTTCCTCTCCAAGCAGCACGAGGACCTCTCCCTCTCGCTCGAGAACCTCTCCAAGGCGATCAACAAGATCAACCGCACCAGCCGCCAGCGCTTCGGAAGGGCCTTCGAGGCGGTGAACGAGCAGTTTTCCGCGCTCTTCCCCAAGCTCTTCCGCGGAGGCAGGGCGAGCCTCGTGCTCACCGACGAGGAGAACCTGCTCGAGACCGGCATCGAGATCGTCGCTCAGCCCCCGGGCAAGAAGCTGCAGTCGATAACCCTGCTCTCCGGCGGAGAGAAGGCGCTCACCGCTGTGGCGCTCATCTTCTCCATATTCCTCATCAAGCCGTCGCCTTTCTGCCTGCTCGACGAGGTGGATGCGCCCCTTGACGACGCGAACATCGACCGCTTCAACGACCTCATACGCTCCATGACTCCGCACTCGCAGTTCATACTCATCACGCACAACAAGCGGACCATGGAGCTCGCGGACCTGCTCTACGGCGTCACTATGGAGGAGGCCGGCGTCTCCAAACTCGTCTCTGTGCGTCTGGCCAAGGACAGGGACGAGGAGAACAAGGTCGCCTGAATTCCGTGAATCGAATCTATATCATCGCAGGGTTTCTAGGTCTGGCCGCAATGTTCTGTGCCTTCATCGCCGCCAGGAAGAGGAGGGCCGGTTCCGCCCCTCTGACGGTGAGCGCCCCCATGCGCCTCGGTTTCAGCGGTGGGCTGGCCGCGCTGCTCGGCCGCGGGTCGCTGAACGACGGTTTCTGGTCCGAGCTGGAGTCCGCGCTCATCTCCGCAGACGCAGGACTTCCCGTCACCCAGCACCTGATGGCCAGCGTGAAATCCCAGAGCACGCCTGCGGAGGTAAGGCGGAAACTCGCCGATGAGATGATCGGCATGCTGCGCAAAGGCCGGGCGCTTGAGCAGGGCAGGCCGCACGTCGTGGTGGTGCTGGGTGTGAACGGCGTCGGCAAGACCACCACGATCGCCAAACTGGCACGCGCGCATATCGACGAGGGGAGACGGGTGCTGCTGGTCGCGTGCGACACGTTCCGCGCCGCTGCGACGGAGCAGCTCGCGGAGTGGGCGAAGAGGCTCGGCTGCGAGATCGTTTCGCAGCAGCCGGGCGCGGACCCTGCCTCGGTCGCGTACGACGGCGTCGCCAGGGCCGCGGCCAGGGGCCATGAGGTGGTCATCATAGACACAGCGGGCAGGCTGCACACGAAGCAGAATCTGATGGAGGAGCTCAAAAAAATATCGCGCGTTACGGGTAAGGCGTGCCTTGGCGCGCCTCACGAGAAGATCGTGGTGATCGACGGCACGGTAGGGGGAAATGGGCTCGCGCAGGCCCGCGAATTCCACGCCGCGGTCGGGCTCACGGGGGCCGTGGTGACCAAGCTCGACGGGACCGCCAAGGGCGGGGTCCTGCTCGCGATCTCGCGCGAGCTGGGTATCCCCATCACCCACGTCGGCGTGGGCGAGGGGATTCGCGATCTCAAACCGTTCGACGCGAGGGAGTTCGTCGACTCCATCATCGCATGAGGATATCCATAGAAAAGATGGTCCACGGCGGCATGGGGCTGGGCAGCGCGGACGGCCTCAAGGTCTTCGTTCCTTTCTCCGCGCCAGGGGATCTCCTGGAGGTCGAGGCCACGGCGGAGCGCCACGGCTTCGTCGAGGCCAAGATCATCTCGATAGAGAAGCCCGCACCCTGCAGGGTCGAACCCCGATGCCCGGTCTTCGGCCGATGCGGAGGCTGCCAGTGGCAGCACATGGAATACGCCGAGCAGCTCAAGTGGAAGCGGCTCATCCTCGTCGAGCAACTCGAGCGGATAGGTAAGGTGCGCGATCCCAACGTGTTGTCCCCGATCCCTTCGCCTGCGCAATGGCACTATCGGAATCGCATGCAGCTTCACGTGGATTCGAAGGGCCGCGTGGGTTTCTACAGGCCGAAGTCCAAGGAGGTCGTGGAGTTCTCGGAGTGCGCGATTGCGGCGGAGGATCTGAACCGCGAGCTCAACCTTCGCAGGGAGGAATTCTCCAGGCGCGACCGAGGGATCGCGCTCAGGCTGAGCCCGGGCGGCGCTTTTTCGCAGATCAACAGCGGCCAGAACGAGAACCTGAAGAGGCTCGTCTGCGAATGGCTCATGGATGTCCCGCACGAGAGCGTGCTGGAGCTGCATGCCGGCTCGGGAAACTTCTCTTTCGCCCTCGCGGGCGTGGCGGGCGAGGTCGTTGCGACCGAGATCGACGGCCGCGCGGTGGAGGCGGCGGAGAAGGCGCAGGCCGAGCTGGGCCTCTGCAACCTGGAGTTTCGAAGGATGAGCGCCGAGCGCGCGGTCCGGCGCTTCGCCGGCGGCAGGGACGCGCTCCTGCTCGATCCGCCACGGAAGGGGTGCCCCGAGGCGATCGACGCCATCGTCCGCGCCGCCCCCAGGACCGTGCTGTACATATCGTGCGATCCAGCCACGCTTTCCCGCGACGTTCACGCGCTCGTGAGCTCGGGCTATGATCTCGTCCGAGCGGCGCCGGTGGACATGTTCCCCCAGACCTTCCACATCGAGGCCCTTGCCATGCTGGCGCGCAGATGACCGCGCTTGACAATCAAGTCACTTTTGATAGAAGTATCCAACTTTTTTATTGATTCAGGATACTTAGGATCGTCTCTGCGGGAGTTCATCGAAAGGGGTGATTTCAGATGCCGGGAATCAGAGTCCGCGACGGAGAGACCTTTGAACAGGCCCTTCGCCGTTTCAAGAAGCAGTGCGAGAAGGCGGGGATACTCTCGGAGGTGCGCAAGCGCGAGTACTATGAGAAGCCCTCTGTGAAGGAAAAGCGCAAGCGCGAGGCTGCGAAGAAGAAGAAAGTCCGTCGTTTCTGATGTCGCCCTGTGAAGGGCTTCTAACATGGGGGCGAGGCGTGTCTCTGAAGCAGAAGATCAACGAGCAGACGAAGGCGGCGATGAAGTCGAGGGAGCCACTCAAGGTGGACTGTCTCAGGTTCATCTCTTCCGCCATCAAGAACAAGGAGATCGAGAAGCGCGGGGAGCTCGACGACGTCGAGATCTCCAAGGTGCTTGCAACCCTCGCGAAACAGCGCGGCGAGTCGATCGAATTGTACAAAAAAGGCGGCCGCCTGGAGCTCGTTGAAAAGGAAGAGGCCGAGCTCGCAATTATTCAATCTTTTCTTCCCAAGCCCCTATCCGACGAGGAGCTGGCAAAGGCGGTGGCAGAGACCATCGCCGAGGTCGGCGCCGCGGGTCCGGCAGACATGGGCAAGGTCATGAAGGCGATCGGGCCCAAGACCGCCGGCCGCGTCGACGGCAAAAAGGTGAGCGAAGCGGTCAAGGCCATGCTCTCGGGGAAATAGGGCTGCGTTCAAAGGCGATCGATGTTCACGAAATCGACCCTTGATGAGATAAGGGAGCGCGTTTCAATCGCCTCGCTCATCGGCGAGCGTATCCCTCTGAAGAGGGCGGGCCGCAATCATACGGGCCTGTGTCCCTTTCACAAGGAGAAGACTCCTTCTTTTTCCGTCAGCGACGAGAAGGGAATATATCACTGCTTCGGCTGCGGCGCAGGCGGGGATTGCTTCCAGTTCCTCATGCAGTTCGACGGGGTTTCGTTCGCTGAGGCGGTCGAGCAGCTCGCGAAGAAGACGGGCGTCACCGTGGAGCGCGATCTCGCCCCCGGCCAGATCGCCCAAGAAGACGCAAGACAGAAGAAGAGGCGGCAGCTGTTGCGCGTGAACGACATCGCGCGGGACTTCTTTGCAGAGCAGCTCTTTGACGACAAAAAAGGGGGGGGTGCGAGGAAGTATCTGCAAGACCGCGGAATCAATGAAGATATTTCAAAGCAACATTTTCTGGGACTTGCCGACAACTGCTGGGACTCGCTGGCCTCGCACCTGAAGGCAAAGGGAGTCCCTGATGCGCTGGCGATCGAGCTCGGTCTCATCAGGCCGCGAGACGGAGGAGGCCACTACGACTTCTTCCGCAGCCGCGTCATGTTTCCGATCATGTCGCCGCGCGGCGACGTGATCGGATTCGGCGGCCGCGCGCTGGGCACGGACGAACGCGGAGAGGCTCAGGCTAAGTATCTCAATTCGCCGGATTCGACGATCTATCACAAGTCGAGCATAGTCTACGGGCTCGACAGATCGGCTCAGCCGATCCGCTCTCTGGATCAGGCTATACTGGTGGAGGGCTATATGGATTTCATCGGCCTCCATCAACACGGGTTTGAAAATGTGGCCGCGCCTCTGGGCACCGCCCTCACCGAAGGCCATGTCGCGACGCTTGCCCGTTACACGCGCAACATGGTCGTCATCTTCGACGGCGACGAGGCGGGCAAGAGGGCTGCGCTCAGGGCGCTCGGTGTTTTCCTGGAGTCGGGGATAATGCCGCGCGTGGTGATATTGCCGTCGGGCGAAGATCCCGATTCCCTGGTCAGAAAAGAGGGGGCCGATGCGTTTCGCGCCAGAGTCGAAAGGGCGGCCCCGCTGTTCGAGCACTTCGTCGATCTGACGGTCGGCGAGACCGGGAGCGATTCCGCAGGCAAGCTTGCGGCGTTGCAGAGGATAGCGCCGATGCTCCGCAGGGTCGAAGGCGAGATCGAGTCCTCGGTGCTCAGGCAACACGTGGCGCGCAGGCTCGACATGACGGAATCGATCGTCGTCCGCGCCGTGGGCAAAGGCCGCGGCGTCGCTGCCGATGAGAAGTCGCACGGAACCGTGCAGGAGGTCCGGGGAAGCGACAGTTCCCTGGAGAGGCTGCTCATAAG
Proteins encoded:
- a CDS encoding chromosome segregation protein SMC, producing DYLRTAASGRSSFIPMEVRSMAEEGARPEGEGVIGPISQFVRMNDDYRNIAGYLMNDVVLVEDLERALGLWRTGRYNKTFVTRDGCVVDPSGVISGGSSAGVEEQLVAQKRRAKELAEEVGRLSGEFTRAEGEAAKLRDRVKSIEEHLEGLRRDSHGEDIKFVSQERDCERLDEEKKRLEAERDSLTVESAALAEELRRIENESIEAELALEAHRTDRREAEARLAESQETLSTVTTELGGRDQKLTDFKVELAQAEERQGSAARELEGLILQKKISLLAAGRRSAEFSQSEQRDKVLERELESLRVDMDLAVRAVAKLSESQHVCQERYDQGQSALREKELSIRDVRRRHDDALAKVHGLELKLTEMRAGERYLVDGIRERYHLDLPSIESEYYTEGLDLEAEEQAVAELKDKLDNIGPVNVDAIKEFDELSERQVFLSKQHEDLSLSLENLSKAINKINRTSRQRFGRAFEAVNEQFSALFPKLFRGGRASLVLTDEENLLETGIEIVAQPPGKKLQSITLLSGGEKALTAVALIFSIFLIKPSPFCLLDEVDAPLDDANIDRFNDLIRSMTPHSQFILITHNKRTMELADLLYGVTMEEAGVSKLVSVRLAKDRDEENKVA
- the ftsY gene encoding signal recognition particle-docking protein FtsY; the encoded protein is MNRIYIIAGFLGLAAMFCAFIAARKRRAGSAPLTVSAPMRLGFSGGLAALLGRGSLNDGFWSELESALISADAGLPVTQHLMASVKSQSTPAEVRRKLADEMIGMLRKGRALEQGRPHVVVVLGVNGVGKTTTIAKLARAHIDEGRRVLLVACDTFRAAATEQLAEWAKRLGCEIVSQQPGADPASVAYDGVARAAARGHEVVIIDTAGRLHTKQNLMEELKKISRVTGKACLGAPHEKIVVIDGTVGGNGLAQAREFHAAVGLTGAVVTKLDGTAKGGVLLAISRELGIPITHVGVGEGIRDLKPFDAREFVDSIIA
- a CDS encoding class I SAM-dependent RNA methyltransferase; this encodes MRISIEKMVHGGMGLGSADGLKVFVPFSAPGDLLEVEATAERHGFVEAKIISIEKPAPCRVEPRCPVFGRCGGCQWQHMEYAEQLKWKRLILVEQLERIGKVRDPNVLSPIPSPAQWHYRNRMQLHVDSKGRVGFYRPKSKEVVEFSECAIAAEDLNRELNLRREEFSRRDRGIALRLSPGGAFSQINSGQNENLKRLVCEWLMDVPHESVLELHAGSGNFSFALAGVAGEVVATEIDGRAVEAAEKAQAELGLCNLEFRRMSAERAVRRFAGGRDALLLDPPRKGCPEAIDAIVRAAPRTVLYISCDPATLSRDVHALVSSGYDLVRAAPVDMFPQTFHIEALAMLARR
- the rpsU gene encoding 30S ribosomal protein S21 encodes the protein MPGIRVRDGETFEQALRRFKKQCEKAGILSEVRKREYYEKPSVKEKRKREAAKKKKVRRF
- a CDS encoding GatB/YqeY domain-containing protein; translation: MSLKQKINEQTKAAMKSREPLKVDCLRFISSAIKNKEIEKRGELDDVEISKVLATLAKQRGESIELYKKGGRLELVEKEEAELAIIQSFLPKPLSDEELAKAVAETIAEVGAAGPADMGKVMKAIGPKTAGRVDGKKVSEAVKAMLSGK
- the dnaG gene encoding DNA primase, which codes for MFTKSTLDEIRERVSIASLIGERIPLKRAGRNHTGLCPFHKEKTPSFSVSDEKGIYHCFGCGAGGDCFQFLMQFDGVSFAEAVEQLAKKTGVTVERDLAPGQIAQEDARQKKRRQLLRVNDIARDFFAEQLFDDKKGGGARKYLQDRGINEDISKQHFLGLADNCWDSLASHLKAKGVPDALAIELGLIRPRDGGGHYDFFRSRVMFPIMSPRGDVIGFGGRALGTDERGEAQAKYLNSPDSTIYHKSSIVYGLDRSAQPIRSLDQAILVEGYMDFIGLHQHGFENVAAPLGTALTEGHVATLARYTRNMVVIFDGDEAGKRAALRALGVFLESGIMPRVVILPSGEDPDSLVRKEGADAFRARVERAAPLFEHFVDLTVGETGSDSAGKLAALQRIAPMLRRVEGEIESSVLRQHVARRLDMTESIVVRAVGKGRGVAADEKSHGTVQEVRGSDSSLERLLIRTMLAHPATAPQVFTKVAAADFVDEWCRTVAGILAESSAGGKTPDVNSMIGGISDDELASAVRALAMEQHGLTDEEAEDVAGDCARKIADRPAQARIEAINEDIIRAQSEADEGKITKLLAEKSELVCRIHRRTGTGGR